In a genomic window of Gloeocapsopsis dulcis:
- a CDS encoding response regulator has product MNHKMTNILLVEDDEVDVMNVKRAFKKNNITNPLYIAANGLEALAMLRGENNDCQIPRERRLVLLDLNMPKMNGIEFLRELRADPELRFTPVIVLTTSNEDRDKVEVYNLNVAGYILKPVTFANFVEAVATLNKYWTLSEIP; this is encoded by the coding sequence ATGAATCATAAAATGACAAACATCCTGCTTGTTGAAGATGACGAAGTGGATGTAATGAATGTCAAACGTGCTTTTAAAAAAAATAACATTACTAATCCACTTTACATAGCTGCTAACGGCTTAGAAGCGTTGGCTATGCTCCGTGGTGAAAACAATGACTGCCAAATTCCCCGCGAAAGGAGGCTTGTTCTACTCGACTTAAATATGCCAAAAATGAATGGCATAGAATTTTTACGAGAACTGCGTGCTGATCCAGAACTCCGCTTTACTCCTGTCATTGTTCTCACTACATCCAACGAAGATCGTGACAAAGTCGAAGTTTATAACTTAAATGTAGCTGGATACATCCTCAAGCCAGTTACCTTTGCAAACTTTGTGGAGGCTGTGGCAACTCTCAATAAGTATTGGACACTCAGCGAAATTCCTTGA
- a CDS encoding PAS domain S-box protein, whose amino-acid sequence MEETVKILIVDDDEVDRMAVRRALKAAGVQTELSEVSDCAGAIATLQTQSFDCVFLDYFLPDGDGLSLVQQLRALGITVPLVVLTGQGDQQIAVQLIKAGAHDYLSKANITPENLAQVLRQTIRVYRAEQAAAIANERLKESEERYRLVLEGANDGIWDWQCATNQVYCNDRLLEILGVSRSEFDCTTTALIERIHPEDLPRIREIIRNHLTNNEKCEAEFRFVRSSGEYRYCLARGKAQRDANNCPIRMSGVISDNTERKQLENALKESESRFRYLAESNVLGIIVADMQGKILDANDAFLQMVSYTKQDVMTGLYWKDITPPEYKEIDRRAAAEMQASRVLTPFEKEYIRKDGSRVPILIGGALIDNVKEIGICYVLDLSDRKRSEAEIVKLNRDLELRLNELQTLFDVIPIGIAIAQDPECRYIRINPALAKLLNHPVDANASQSVAPEDQPFFKFYSHGKEIPAAQMPMHYAAAHGVDVLDQEFDVVIDNSSLIKLLSYAAPLFDEQGQCRGSIGAFLDITERKRIEEQERFLAEASGLLGPSLDYQTTLENLANLIVPQLADWCTIYVVGEDKTPRQVALTHTDPEKVKWAKEVLNRYPLNPDALIGTPQVIRTGKSELYSQIPDFVLAGLASNTEHLEILHQVGIKSLMCVPMKARDRTLGTIAFYSAESGKTYTPADLVFAEDLGRRAGLAVDNAKLFQQANEIGENLRQALIILGEQQQQLRVLQRITNLLNQRLTNLPGLLQVMVKAVYDGISDAQFALILLHNPETRQLELTATAGVGRERILLMELFDRGDGLLDRAFLTGESQLFKVTNLDDRKHKTSGVEEPYCVDLPASIQAVAIESASAGRLGVLAIGNWENPEAFDIEDQNLLTAVGEQAAIAINNARMIGVLEEREERLAIQNQILARQNRELELNRQRIEQQNLQLIEAARLKSQFLATMSHELRTPMNAIIGFAQVLLRQRTASLSTTQVGMVERILNNGKNLLALINDILDLSKIEAGRLELVPEEFDLAHLINATVAELQPLAEQKQLQLSTTINIDDSQVVNDSVRLRQVLVNLLSNAIKFTETGSVEISVGEPAPMQLILSVKDTGIGIAEAELPNIFEEFRQIDQTTTRKHGGTGLGLAITKSLVQMMQGAISVESKLGQGSTFSINLPRQVTLQEIQ is encoded by the coding sequence ATGGAAGAAACAGTAAAAATTCTGATAGTTGATGACGATGAAGTCGATCGGATGGCAGTACGTCGTGCGCTAAAAGCTGCAGGCGTGCAAACCGAACTATCAGAAGTAAGTGATTGTGCAGGAGCGATCGCAACGCTACAAACGCAATCCTTCGATTGTGTCTTTCTTGATTACTTTCTCCCAGATGGCGATGGTTTGAGTTTAGTACAGCAATTAAGAGCATTAGGAATTACAGTCCCTTTGGTAGTTTTAACAGGACAAGGAGACCAACAAATAGCTGTACAACTGATTAAAGCAGGAGCGCATGATTATCTTTCCAAAGCCAATATCACACCAGAAAATTTAGCTCAAGTTCTGCGCCAAACAATTCGCGTGTATCGTGCTGAACAAGCTGCGGCGATCGCTAACGAACGATTGAAAGAAAGCGAAGAACGTTACCGTCTTGTTCTAGAAGGTGCCAACGATGGCATTTGGGACTGGCAATGTGCGACAAATCAAGTTTATTGCAACGATCGTCTGCTAGAGATTTTAGGTGTATCGCGTTCAGAATTTGATTGTACAACGACAGCTTTGATCGAACGGATACATCCTGAAGATCTGCCACGTATCCGTGAAATTATTCGCAATCACTTGACAAATAACGAAAAATGTGAAGCAGAATTTCGCTTTGTTCGCAGTTCAGGAGAATATCGTTACTGTTTGGCACGAGGTAAAGCGCAGCGCGATGCCAACAATTGCCCAATCCGAATGTCAGGAGTGATTAGTGATAATACTGAGCGCAAGCAGCTTGAAAATGCCTTAAAAGAAAGTGAATCGCGATTTCGCTATCTTGCCGAGTCAAATGTGCTTGGGATCATTGTGGCAGATATGCAAGGCAAAATCCTCGATGCCAATGATGCATTTTTACAAATGGTGAGTTACACAAAACAAGATGTCATGACAGGATTGTACTGGAAAGACATCACACCACCAGAGTACAAGGAAATTGATCGACGAGCTGCAGCAGAAATGCAAGCTTCTCGCGTATTAACGCCGTTTGAGAAAGAATACATCCGTAAAGATGGCAGTAGAGTGCCAATTCTAATTGGTGGTGCTTTAATTGATAATGTCAAGGAAATCGGTATTTGTTATGTATTAGACTTAAGCGATCGCAAGCGTTCCGAAGCAGAAATCGTCAAACTTAACCGTGACTTAGAACTACGTCTCAACGAGCTACAAACGTTATTTGATGTTATTCCCATTGGTATTGCAATCGCGCAAGATCCTGAATGTCGATATATTCGGATTAATCCAGCTCTTGCCAAACTACTCAATCATCCTGTTGACGCTAATGCTTCCCAAAGCGTTGCCCCTGAAGACCAACCATTTTTCAAGTTCTACTCTCATGGTAAAGAGATTCCAGCCGCACAGATGCCAATGCACTACGCTGCTGCGCACGGCGTTGATGTTTTAGATCAAGAATTTGATGTTGTTATTGACAACAGTTCCTTAATCAAGCTGCTTTCCTATGCTGCACCTTTATTTGATGAACAGGGACAATGCCGAGGTAGCATCGGTGCTTTTCTAGATATTACCGAACGCAAGCGTATTGAAGAACAAGAACGCTTTTTAGCCGAAGCTAGCGGTTTACTAGGACCTTCCTTAGACTACCAAACCACACTAGAAAATCTAGCTAATCTTATTGTTCCTCAACTAGCTGATTGGTGCACCATCTATGTCGTAGGCGAAGACAAAACTCCACGTCAAGTAGCGCTGACACACACCGATCCAGAAAAAGTCAAGTGGGCAAAAGAAGTCCTTAACCGTTATCCTCTTAATCCTGATGCGCTAATCGGCACACCCCAAGTTATTCGGACTGGTAAGTCAGAGTTATACTCACAGATTCCTGATTTTGTCTTAGCTGGACTCGCTAGCAACACAGAACATTTGGAGATCTTGCATCAGGTTGGCATCAAATCACTTATGTGCGTGCCAATGAAAGCACGCGATCGCACTTTAGGGACAATTGCTTTCTACTCGGCAGAATCAGGCAAAACCTATACACCAGCAGATCTTGTGTTTGCCGAAGATCTCGGACGTCGTGCAGGATTAGCAGTAGACAACGCTAAATTATTTCAGCAGGCAAATGAAATTGGTGAAAATTTGCGCCAAGCCTTAATTATTTTAGGAGAACAACAGCAACAACTACGAGTATTGCAGCGGATAACTAACCTCCTCAACCAGCGTCTGACAAACTTACCAGGATTGCTGCAAGTTATGGTAAAGGCAGTCTATGACGGTATTAGCGATGCTCAGTTTGCCTTGATTTTGTTGCACAACCCAGAAACCCGTCAACTCGAATTAACTGCTACGGCAGGTGTTGGTAGAGAAAGAATACTGTTAATGGAGTTGTTTGATAGGGGAGATGGATTACTCGATCGCGCCTTTCTCACTGGCGAGTCACAACTATTCAAAGTAACAAATCTAGACGATCGCAAACACAAAACTTCTGGTGTAGAAGAACCCTACTGTGTCGATTTACCCGCCTCAATTCAGGCTGTCGCAATCGAATCAGCTTCAGCAGGAAGATTAGGAGTGTTAGCAATTGGTAATTGGGAAAATCCCGAAGCTTTCGATATCGAAGACCAAAATTTATTAACCGCTGTCGGCGAACAAGCAGCGATCGCTATTAACAATGCCCGCATGATTGGCGTTTTAGAAGAACGCGAAGAACGTTTAGCAATTCAAAACCAAATTTTGGCACGGCAAAACCGCGAACTCGAACTCAACCGCCAGCGCATTGAGCAACAGAATCTCCAATTGATTGAAGCCGCACGGCTCAAATCGCAATTCCTAGCAACAATGTCGCACGAACTGCGTACCCCGATGAATGCCATTATCGGTTTTGCCCAAGTCTTGCTAAGACAACGCACCGCATCACTCAGTACCACGCAAGTCGGGATGGTAGAACGCATCCTTAACAATGGCAAAAACTTACTTGCACTGATTAACGATATTCTCGATCTTTCTAAAATTGAAGCTGGGCGCTTAGAACTTGTTCCAGAAGAATTTGATCTCGCTCACTTAATTAATGCTACTGTAGCTGAATTACAACCCCTTGCAGAGCAAAAACAATTACAATTGAGCACTACCATTAATATTGATGACTCTCAAGTTGTTAATGATAGCGTTCGCTTGCGACAAGTGCTTGTTAACCTTTTATCTAATGCAATTAAATTTACCGAAACTGGCTCAGTAGAAATTAGCGTTGGCGAACCTGCACCAATGCAGTTAATCCTCAGTGTAAAAGATACTGGGATTGGCATTGCCGAGGCTGAGTTACCTAACATTTTTGAGGAATTCCGACAAATCGATCAAACAACAACACGCAAGCACGGCGGTACTGGGTTAGGACTCGCCATTACTAAGTCTTTAGTGCAAATGATGCAGGGAGCAATTTCGGTTGAAAGCAAGTTAGGTCAAGGTTCTACCTTCTCGATCAACCTTCCCCGACAAGTCACCTTGCAGGAAATACAGTAA
- a CDS encoding chemotaxis protein CheB: protein MSGCDIIVVGASAGGVEALEQLVRNLPLSLPAAIFVVLHIPSHAKSVLPSILNRCIEKQHKRQSLLKAIHPQDGAEIQHNQIYIAPPAQHLLVNNGYIRLARGPKENSHRPAVDPLFRTAARTYGQRVVGVILSGTLDDGTAGLAAIKQQGGIAIAQDPQETLYSGMPRSAIENVAVDHILPVAKIASVLVELANKPIEKGVKAVSQEMEIEADMAELELGAMQRLDRPGKPSSFGCPECGGVLWELQEGELSRFRCRTGHAYSINSLLAEQSDALEEALWNALRALEEKATLSQRLATQARDRNRPYSANRFQSQGEDAQARATLVRQLLLKGEGNGQVSTINEAVGSSETATELATEQQEIIPATASFPVVAIAASAGGLKALTELLSPLKADFPAAITVVQHVSPHHPSQMANILSHRIALPVKEAEQGDQLVPGQVYIAPPNKHLLVSANSTLCLSDAQLVNFLRPSADLLFESVAASFQAQAIAVVLTGIGSDGAMGIRAIKQMGGKAIAQDLATSEFFGMPGAAIDTGSIDLVVPLEQMASILVRLVTHNDESTLL, encoded by the coding sequence ATGTCTGGATGCGACATTATCGTCGTTGGAGCCTCCGCAGGGGGAGTTGAAGCCCTAGAGCAACTTGTTCGTAATCTTCCTCTAAGTTTGCCAGCAGCAATATTTGTTGTGCTGCATATACCGTCACATGCAAAGAGTGTACTACCAAGTATCCTTAACCGTTGTATAGAAAAGCAACATAAACGCCAATCTTTACTCAAAGCTATTCACCCGCAAGATGGTGCAGAAATTCAGCACAATCAAATTTATATTGCGCCACCCGCTCAACATCTTCTGGTTAACAATGGCTACATTCGCCTAGCACGGGGTCCTAAAGAAAACAGCCATCGTCCTGCGGTCGATCCTTTATTTCGCACAGCAGCAAGAACTTATGGGCAACGGGTTGTTGGTGTAATTTTATCAGGCACGCTTGATGATGGCACGGCAGGTTTAGCGGCGATCAAGCAGCAAGGGGGCATCGCGATCGCTCAAGATCCGCAAGAAACGCTTTATTCGGGGATGCCTCGCAGTGCTATAGAAAATGTGGCAGTTGACCATATTTTACCCGTAGCTAAAATCGCATCCGTATTGGTTGAGTTGGCGAACAAACCAATAGAAAAAGGAGTAAAAGCTGTGTCACAAGAAATGGAGATAGAAGCTGATATGGCGGAATTGGAGTTAGGAGCAATGCAACGCCTTGATCGCCCAGGAAAACCCTCCAGCTTTGGCTGTCCAGAATGTGGAGGAGTGCTGTGGGAACTCCAAGAAGGAGAATTATCCCGCTTTCGCTGTCGTACGGGTCACGCCTACTCTATCAATAGTTTGCTTGCTGAACAGTCTGATGCATTAGAGGAAGCACTATGGAACGCGCTGCGGGCATTAGAAGAAAAAGCGACACTCTCGCAACGATTGGCAACTCAAGCACGCGATCGCAATCGACCATATTCCGCAAATCGCTTTCAATCACAGGGAGAAGATGCACAAGCGCGAGCAACCCTCGTTCGTCAACTACTTCTTAAAGGTGAGGGTAATGGTCAAGTGTCAACAATCAACGAGGCAGTTGGTTCGTCAGAAACTGCTACTGAGTTAGCCACAGAACAACAAGAAATTATTCCGGCGACGGCATCCTTTCCTGTTGTCGCCATTGCGGCTTCGGCAGGTGGACTCAAAGCGCTTACCGAACTGCTATCTCCCTTAAAAGCAGATTTTCCTGCAGCAATTACAGTGGTGCAACATGTGTCTCCCCATCACCCTAGCCAAATGGCAAATATCCTCAGCCACCGTATAGCTTTACCCGTTAAAGAGGCAGAACAAGGCGATCAGTTAGTGCCTGGACAAGTTTATATTGCACCGCCGAATAAACATTTACTCGTGAGTGCAAACAGTACCCTTTGTTTGTCAGATGCGCAACTAGTAAACTTTTTGCGTCCCTCGGCTGATTTACTGTTTGAATCGGTAGCAGCAAGTTTCCAAGCACAGGCGATCGCGGTAGTCCTGACGGGTATAGGAAGTGATGGTGCAATGGGCATACGCGCAATTAAACAAATGGGTGGCAAAGCGATCGCGCAAGATCTCGCAACCTCAGAATTCTTTGGTATGCCTGGCGCAGCCATTGACACCGGAAGTATTGATTTAGTCGTCCCCTTAGAGCAAATGGCATCTATCTTAGTGCGATTGGTGACACACAATGATGAATCAACTTTGCTATAA
- a CDS encoding CheR family methyltransferase, with protein MNPEFEALLNYIKRNRGFDFTGYKRSSLERRVQKRMQEIEVDGYNNYIDYLEVHPQEFVCLFNTILINVTSFFRDLSVWEYVAAEVIPQIISCKELPEPIRIWSAGCASGQEAYTLAIILAEAIGVEQFRSRVKIYATDVDEEALNQGRYATYNEREVTDLSAELLERYFERYENLYIFRKDLRRSVIFGRHDLVQDAPISRIDLLICRNALMYFNAEAQAKILSRFHFALNDSGYLLLGKAEMLLSHSMSFSAVDLKCRVFTKVATVNTRDRLLLMNPNNNDENTNYLTSYGRLRNAAFDITPLAQLILDLDGVLVLANERARTLFSLSYRDIGRLLQDLELSYRPLDLRQCINQVYSDRRLNTYKDVEWTTGEDTQYFDVQVVPLLDINGVMLGVSITFNDVTRAKHLQEELEHSNQELEMAHEELQTTNEELETTNEVLQTTNEELETTNEELETTNEELQSSNEELETTNEELQSTNEELETMNEELHSSNEELQTINEKLRLRSEELNSVNAFLASILTSFRCGVVVLDRHFLVQVWSDKAEDLWGLRPLEVQGQHFLNLDIGLPIEQIRQPIRTCLAAESEYVEIILDAVNRRGKLIQCKVTCTPLLERTKEIRGVILLMEEQASE; from the coding sequence ATGAACCCAGAATTTGAGGCTTTACTTAATTACATCAAGCGTAACCGTGGATTTGACTTTACTGGTTATAAGCGCTCTAGCTTAGAGCGCCGTGTCCAAAAACGGATGCAAGAAATCGAAGTTGATGGCTACAACAATTACATTGATTACTTAGAGGTGCATCCTCAAGAATTTGTTTGTTTGTTCAACACAATTCTGATTAACGTCACCTCGTTTTTTCGTGACCTCTCAGTGTGGGAGTATGTAGCAGCAGAAGTTATTCCGCAGATTATTTCCTGTAAAGAATTACCCGAACCCATTCGTATTTGGAGTGCAGGCTGTGCTTCTGGACAAGAAGCCTACACTTTGGCAATTATTCTAGCAGAAGCAATTGGAGTCGAACAGTTTCGATCGCGCGTTAAAATTTATGCCACCGATGTCGATGAAGAGGCACTCAATCAAGGGCGTTATGCTACATACAATGAAAGAGAAGTAACAGATCTTTCGGCAGAACTATTAGAACGGTATTTTGAGCGCTACGAAAATCTTTATATCTTCCGCAAAGACTTGCGTCGTTCGGTGATCTTTGGCCGTCACGATTTAGTCCAAGATGCACCCATCTCCCGCATTGACTTATTAATATGTCGCAACGCGCTGATGTATTTCAATGCCGAAGCCCAAGCAAAAATTCTCAGTCGCTTTCACTTTGCCTTGAATGATAGCGGGTATTTGTTGTTGGGCAAAGCTGAGATGTTGCTCAGCCATAGTATGAGTTTTTCTGCAGTCGATCTTAAATGCCGCGTTTTTACTAAAGTCGCCACAGTGAATACTCGCGATCGCTTGCTGCTGATGAATCCGAATAACAACGATGAAAACACGAACTATTTAACGAGTTACGGACGCCTCCGCAACGCTGCCTTTGATATTACTCCACTAGCACAACTAATATTAGATCTTGATGGTGTCCTTGTTTTAGCTAACGAACGAGCGCGGACTTTATTTAGTTTGAGCTACAGAGATATCGGTCGTTTACTGCAAGACTTAGAACTATCTTACCGCCCGCTCGATTTACGTCAGTGTATCAATCAAGTGTATAGCGATCGCCGTTTGAACACCTACAAGGATGTAGAGTGGACAACTGGTGAAGATACGCAATATTTTGATGTCCAAGTAGTACCACTGTTGGATATCAATGGCGTTATGCTCGGTGTCAGTATCACCTTCAACGATGTCACCCGTGCCAAACACTTGCAAGAAGAACTGGAGCATTCCAATCAAGAATTGGAAATGGCTCACGAAGAATTACAAACAACGAATGAAGAACTAGAGACAACGAATGAAGTACTGCAAACAACGAATGAGGAATTGGAGACAACGAATGAGGAATTGGAGACAACGAATGAAGAACTGCAATCTTCTAATGAGGAATTGGAGACAACCAACGAGGAACTTCAGTCTACAAACGAAGAGTTAGAAACAATGAATGAAGAGTTACACTCTTCCAACGAAGAACTCCAAACAATTAATGAAAAACTCCGCTTACGTAGCGAAGAACTCAACTCAGTCAACGCTTTTTTAGCGTCAATCCTCACAAGTTTCCGTTGCGGTGTGGTCGTTTTAGACCGCCACTTTCTCGTCCAAGTCTGGAGTGACAAAGCTGAAGATTTATGGGGTTTACGCCCGCTTGAAGTTCAGGGGCAACACTTTCTCAACTTAGATATTGGTTTACCAATAGAGCAGATTAGGCAACCAATTCGCACCTGTCTAGCGGCAGAATCTGAATATGTAGAAATCATTCTAGACGCGGTAAACCGCCGTGGCAAACTCATCCAATGTAAAGTGACTTGTACGCCACTTCTGGAAAGAACAAAAGAAATTCGAGGTGTGATTTTGTTAATGGAAGAACAAGCAAGCGAATAG
- a CDS encoding ATP-binding protein, with protein MNTKQFSYQIKAMCDRAATLYQHTSLSSSQTPELAADSLEELRIAIEELHVAEEELLQQNEALASMQVQLEAESKRYQDLFEFAPDGYLVTDAVGTIREANRAAATMLNVPQQFLLGKPLINFIPYEKRSAFRIRLQQLCNTERMQEWEVRFFPRHGTGFDAALTVATIRDNDGNATGWRWLMRDITTRKQAEAKLRNIELQNLQLQETARIKAYFLAVMSHELRSPMNAIIGFSQLLLRNPHDRLSPQQENMMQRILNSGRHLLRLIDEVLDFSKLQAGRLELQPEEFNLAELISTITQEMHPLFAQKNLQLHLQFNLQNSVIFNDQYRLRQVLINLLSNAIKFTDIGSVDIEVCELPADRIAIAVKDTGIGIAEADIQHIFAEFRQANQTLVRQHGGTGLGLAITEQIVKLMHGAIAVTSQLGQGSTFRVEIPRRVIL; from the coding sequence GTGAATACAAAACAGTTTTCCTACCAAATCAAAGCTATGTGCGATCGCGCTGCTACACTATATCAGCACACAAGTTTATCTTCTTCCCAAACACCCGAATTAGCCGCCGACTCGCTAGAAGAACTCCGCATAGCCATAGAGGAATTGCACGTAGCCGAAGAGGAACTTCTGCAACAGAATGAAGCACTAGCAAGTATGCAGGTTCAACTCGAAGCAGAAAGTAAGCGCTATCAAGACTTATTTGAGTTTGCTCCCGATGGCTACCTCGTAACCGATGCGGTAGGCACAATTAGAGAAGCTAATCGCGCTGCGGCGACAATGCTGAATGTCCCACAGCAATTTTTGCTAGGCAAACCACTGATTAATTTTATCCCTTATGAGAAACGCAGCGCATTTCGCATCCGACTACAACAACTATGCAACACCGAGCGAATGCAAGAATGGGAAGTACGCTTTTTTCCGCGCCACGGTACTGGATTTGATGCGGCTTTAACTGTAGCTACAATCCGCGATAACGATGGTAATGCAACAGGCTGGCGTTGGTTGATGCGGGACATCACTACACGCAAACAAGCCGAAGCAAAACTACGTAACATTGAGTTACAAAACTTGCAACTGCAAGAAACCGCACGCATAAAAGCGTACTTTTTAGCGGTGATGTCCCACGAACTGCGCAGCCCAATGAATGCAATCATTGGTTTTTCGCAACTGCTGCTACGCAATCCTCACGATCGCCTATCGCCGCAGCAAGAAAACATGATGCAGCGCATCCTTAATAGCGGCAGGCATTTACTGCGGTTAATTGACGAGGTCTTAGATTTTTCTAAGCTGCAAGCAGGTCGTCTCGAATTACAACCAGAGGAGTTTAATTTAGCAGAACTCATAAGCACTATCACGCAAGAAATGCATCCGCTATTCGCGCAGAAGAACTTACAGTTGCATTTGCAGTTTAACTTACAAAATTCCGTCATCTTTAACGATCAATATCGCCTGCGCCAAGTTTTAATTAATTTGCTCTCGAATGCGATCAAATTTACAGATATTGGTAGTGTTGATATCGAGGTATGCGAACTACCTGCTGATCGAATTGCGATCGCCGTTAAAGATACAGGAATCGGTATTGCGGAAGCTGATATTCAACACATCTTTGCCGAGTTCCGCCAAGCAAATCAAACTCTCGTTCGTCAACATGGTGGTACGGGTTTAGGACTCGCAATTACTGAGCAAATAGTAAAGCTCATGCACGGAGCGATCGCTGTCACAAGTCAGTTGGGTCAAGGTTCTACTTTTCGAGTTGAAATACCACGGCGAGTAATTTTATAG
- the rsmH gene encoding 16S rRNA (cytosine(1402)-N(4))-methyltransferase RsmH, which produces MTTSDELLDQPAFVHVPVLSRELLAGLAVSPGGHYLDATVGGGGHSRLILTAAPDVRLTAIDQDEQAIAAAKETLIPFTGRVQFWHGNFAEYQPEIQFDGIVADLGVSSHHFDAPERGFSFRHEAPLDMRMNQQRSLTATEVINHWDESQLADIFFKYGEERLSRRIARRIVEQRPFETTTQLAEAIAYSVPRQYRYGRIHPATRVFQALRIVVNDELSVLETFLHRAPHWLVPAGKIAIISFHSLEDRIVKHSLRNSPLLRVLTKKPIIPQDDELAANPRSRSAKLRIAERIIEIL; this is translated from the coding sequence ATGACGACATCTGACGAACTGCTCGATCAGCCTGCGTTTGTTCATGTACCAGTATTAAGTCGGGAGTTGCTTGCAGGGTTAGCAGTGAGTCCTGGTGGACATTATCTTGATGCAACAGTTGGTGGTGGGGGTCATAGTCGCTTAATTTTAACAGCAGCCCCAGATGTGCGCTTGACAGCAATTGATCAAGATGAACAAGCGATCGCCGCAGCGAAAGAAACCCTCATACCCTTTACAGGACGTGTCCAGTTCTGGCACGGGAATTTTGCTGAATATCAACCTGAAATTCAATTTGATGGGATAGTTGCAGATTTAGGCGTGAGTTCGCATCATTTTGATGCGCCGGAACGCGGCTTTAGTTTTCGTCATGAAGCACCTTTAGATATGCGGATGAATCAGCAGCGATCGCTAACTGCGACTGAGGTGATTAATCATTGGGATGAGTCGCAACTAGCAGATATTTTCTTTAAATATGGTGAGGAACGATTATCACGACGAATTGCTCGCCGGATTGTTGAACAGCGTCCATTTGAGACAACAACACAACTCGCTGAGGCGATCGCTTACAGTGTTCCTCGGCAATATCGTTACGGTAGGATTCATCCTGCTACGCGCGTTTTCCAAGCTTTACGTATCGTTGTTAATGATGAGTTAAGTGTTTTGGAAACTTTTTTACACCGCGCACCGCATTGGTTAGTACCCGCAGGAAAGATTGCGATTATCAGTTTTCACAGTTTAGAAGATCGGATTGTCAAGCATAGTTTACGTAATTCACCTTTATTGCGAGTGCTGACGAAGAAACCTATTATACCTCAAGACGATGAATTAGCAGCTAACCCGCGATCGCGCTCTGCTAAACTGCGAATCGCTGAGCGAATTATTGAGATTCTTTAG